The following coding sequences lie in one Apium graveolens cultivar Ventura chromosome 3, ASM990537v1, whole genome shotgun sequence genomic window:
- the LOC141713406 gene encoding zinc-finger homeodomain protein 2-like, protein MAQNGTEKEMRMPPGASWSSETLDHNNNNNNNTSPNHHHHLSEHHHQDLSDRFQVMPISVGSKLKLPTKYRECLKNHAATIGGHVTDGCGEFMPSGEDGTLEALKCAACNCHRNFHRKESTNPYAADTSEFSRTTALHPLPLPLPAPMPSPSTNRHRNVHNHTPLNMHSNHWAPVPPVKMSFGSGSGAATDSSSEELNFNAGGGAVAPPYGSPKKRFRTKFTQEQKEKMMEFAEKVGWRIPREDDAQVQRFCGEIGVKRQVFKVWMHNNKSTSAVSAPAAPHIVNIDAAAAVNAGEIIKDKQIQDSTYGD, encoded by the coding sequence ATGGCACAGAATGGTACTGAGAAGGAAATGAGAATGCCACCTGGTGCCTCTTGGTCATCAGAAACCCTAGAtcataacaacaacaacaataacaacactagTCCCAATCATCATCACCACCTTTCTGAACATCATCACCAAGATCTATCAGATCGGTTCCAAGTGATGCCTATCTCCGTCGGATCTAAACTCAAACTCCCCACAAAATATCGCGAATGCCTCAAGAACCATGCTGCTACAATCGGCGGCCATGTCACTGACGGCTGCGGTGAATTTATGCCAAGTGGAGAGGACGgaaccctagaagctctcaaaTGCGCTGCATGCAACTGCCACCGCAACTTCCACCGCAAAGAATCAACTAATCCATATGCTGCCGACACTTCTGAGTTTTCAAGAACCACCGCACTTCATCCACTTCCGCTCCCACTCCCAGCTCCAATGCCTTCCCCGTCGACTAACCGACACCGAAATGTTCATAATCATACCCCGCTTAATATGCATTCAAATCACTGGGCTCCAGTTCCGCCAGTGAAGATGTCATTTGGGAGCGGAAGTGGAGCTGCAACTGACTCTTCCAGTGAAGAGCTAAACTTCAATGCCGGGGGCGGGGCAGTGGCCCCGCCTTACGGGTCGCCGAAAAAGAGGTTTAGAACGAAGTTTACGCAGGAGCAGAAGGAGAAGATGATGGAGTTTGCGGAGAAAGTAGGGTGGAGAATCCCGAGAGAAGATGATGCGCAAGTACAAAGGTTTTGTGGGGAGATTGGAGTGAAGAGACAGGTGTTTAAGGTTTGGATGCATAACAATAAGAGCACTTCTGCTGTGTCTGCACCTGCTGCACCTCATATTGTTAACATTGATGCTGCTGCTGCTGTTAATGCTGGTGAGATAATCAAAGATAAGCAAATTCAAGACTCTACTTATGGGGATTGA
- the LOC141713403 gene encoding bidirectional sugar transporter NEC1-like, whose product MAAVLSFELLAFIFGLLGNIISFLVFLAPLPTFYQIWKKKSSDGFQSIPYSVALFSAALLLYYAFLKTNAYMIVSINGIGCVIESIYLFLYVFYASKKSRTFTIGLILIFNVGGIVIIMLFSLLLVEGGPDRVTLVGWICAAINIAVFAAPLSIMKQVIQTKSVEFMPFNLSFCLTLCATMWFFYGFFVKDYYIALPNILGFLLGFAQMMLYCVYKNARKEANYEVDELKVQNKGQPSQGKLYTPTKIYKADSINGKEMELQLQQVVVSKMPDV is encoded by the exons ATGGCAGCTGTTCTGAGTTTCGAACTTCTGGCTTTCATTTTCGGCCTCTTAG GAAATATTATATCTTTTCTGGTTTTCCTGGCACCCTT GCCAACTTTCTACCAGATTTGGAAGAAGAAATCATCAGATGGATTTCAATCGATACCATATTCAGTAGCACTCTTTAGTGCAGCCTTACTTCTGTATTATGCCTTTCTAAAGACAAATGCATATATGATTGTAAGCATCAATGGCATTGGATGTGTTATTGAATCAATCTACCTCTTCTTGTATGTGTTTTATGCATCCAAGAAATCCAGG ACCTTCACAATCGGGCTGATACTCATATTCAACGTGGGGGGCATTGTTATCATTATGCTATTCTCTTTGCTCCTGGTGGAGGGGGGTCCTGACAGAGTCACACTCGTAGGATGGATATGCGCTGCAATCAATATTGCTGTTTTCGCTGCTCCTTTAAGCATCATG AAACAAGTGATACAGACGAAGAGCGTGGAATTCATGCCATTTAACCTCTCATTTTGCCTCACTTTATGTGCTACCATGTGGTTCTTTTACGGGTTTTTTGTGAAAGATTACTACATTGCT TTGCCAAATATTCTGGGATTCCTACTTGGTTTTGCTCAAATGATGCTCTACTGCGTATACAAGAACGCTAGGAAGGAGGCTAATTACGAAGTCGATGAGCTTAAGGTCCAGAATAAAGGCCAGCCATCCCAAGGGAAGCTTTATACACCAACCAAGATATACAAGGCCGACAGTATTAATGGGAAAGAAATGGAACTCCAACTCCAGCAGGTCGTGGTTTCGAAGATGCCAGATGTGTAA